The Edaphobacter sp. 12200R-103 genome contains a region encoding:
- a CDS encoding MgtC/SapB family protein: MPVTLTWEQIAIRVLLAAIASFLIGYNRDERGKSLGIRTTMLVCLAATLAMLQANQLMDTTGKRPDSFVVLDLMRLPLGILSGIGFIGAGAILRKDGLVYGVTTAATMWFVTVLGLLFGGGQLKLALSASGLALFILWVLKWVEMHIPTRRSGFIALELGEDNPLPDRPRPTEAQLREKLALAGYEVRNWNALYRQSALYSIECEVRWPQTGHSHPDTPSAIRELTGSYPVCSLRWRC; this comes from the coding sequence ATGCCGGTTACTTTGACCTGGGAACAGATCGCGATTCGGGTCCTGCTGGCGGCCATCGCCAGTTTTCTGATTGGCTATAACCGGGACGAGCGCGGGAAATCGCTCGGAATCCGAACCACGATGCTGGTGTGCCTGGCCGCCACCCTGGCGATGCTGCAGGCCAACCAGCTGATGGATACGACCGGGAAGAGGCCCGACTCGTTTGTCGTCCTGGACCTGATGCGGCTTCCTCTGGGCATCCTGTCGGGCATCGGTTTTATCGGCGCTGGAGCCATTCTGAGAAAAGACGGGCTGGTCTATGGGGTCACCACGGCGGCCACCATGTGGTTTGTGACAGTGCTGGGATTGCTGTTCGGTGGAGGACAGCTCAAACTGGCCCTGTCAGCCAGCGGGTTGGCCCTCTTTATTCTCTGGGTCCTGAAGTGGGTAGAGATGCATATTCCGACCCGTCGAAGCGGATTTATCGCCCTGGAACTCGGGGAGGACAATCCGCTGCCCGATCGCCCCAGGCCGACGGAGGCGCAGCTTCGGGAGAAGCTGGCTTTGGCAGGATATGAGGTGCGGAACTGGAACGCGCTCTACCGGCAGTCCGCCTTGTATTCGATCGAATGCGAAGTGCGCTGGCCGCAGACAGGTCATAGCCACCCGGATACGCCGAGTGCAATCCGGGAATTGACCGGGAGCTATCCTGTCTGTTCGCTCCGCTGGCGCTGCTGA
- a CDS encoding tetratricopeptide repeat protein has translation MDRIALLTQVLEQNPKDAFARYGLAMAHLAGGDVKSALIEFATLIQHNPDYVPAYQMSAQTLAKEGRTEEALERLHSGIAAANRTGNQHALAEMEALREDLRR, from the coding sequence ATGGATAGGATTGCCCTTCTCACCCAGGTACTTGAGCAGAATCCGAAAGACGCGTTTGCCCGCTATGGCCTGGCCATGGCCCATCTGGCCGGAGGAGATGTAAAGTCTGCGCTGATCGAATTCGCCACCCTGATTCAGCACAACCCGGACTACGTTCCCGCCTACCAGATGTCGGCACAGACGCTGGCAAAGGAGGGACGCACGGAGGAGGCGCTGGAACGCCTGCACAGCGGAATTGCGGCTGCGAACCGTACCGGCAACCAGCATGCGCTGGCCGAGATGGAGGCCCTGCGGGAAGACCTAAGGCGCTGA
- a CDS encoding acyl-CoA thioesterase: MSEVVLARTVTESQSERSEIIFPSDANALGNLFGGRLMQYIDLVGAMAASRHARAITVTASMDHLDFLAPVQVGDLLILKSSVNRAYRTSMEVGVKAMVEDVRHNRMRHVSSAYLTYVAVDKDGSRIAVPQVIPETEHQKRRYEDAGRRREMRSGETLRKKEMRAALGDEWHV, encoded by the coding sequence ATGAGCGAAGTCGTCCTGGCAAGAACCGTAACCGAGTCGCAGTCCGAACGCAGCGAGATTATCTTTCCCTCCGATGCCAATGCCCTGGGCAATCTGTTTGGCGGCCGGCTGATGCAGTACATCGATCTGGTTGGTGCCATGGCTGCCAGCCGCCACGCCAGAGCGATCACGGTGACCGCCAGCATGGATCACCTGGACTTTCTGGCGCCCGTTCAGGTGGGAGACCTTCTGATCCTCAAGTCCAGCGTCAACCGGGCCTATCGCACCTCCATGGAGGTCGGAGTCAAAGCTATGGTCGAGGACGTTCGGCACAACCGGATGCGTCACGTCTCCTCCGCCTATCTGACCTATGTGGCGGTGGACAAGGATGGAAGCAGGATCGCCGTCCCTCAGGTGATTCCGGAGACCGAGCACCAGAAGCGTCGTTACGAGGATGCGGGCCGCCGCCGCGAGATGCGCTCCGGCGAGACGCTTCGCAAAAAAGAGATGCGTGCTGCGCTCGGCGACGAGTGGCACGTCTGA
- a CDS encoding Mrp/NBP35 family ATP-binding protein codes for MGHMGAGVPPAPQPLPGVAHVVAVGSGKGGVGKTTVAVNLSVALAKLGYKVGLIDADIYGPNVPTMLGATRQPNIIGENRIEPLVAHGVKFISIGLISPGDKPLVMRGPMLHQIIRQFIQQVEWGELDFLIIDLPPGTGDVVISLVQTVPLTGAVVVSTGSSVALEDARKALEMFHQVKVEVLGLVENMSQMTLPNGEVIDVFGAGGTERTAAQFGLDFLGALELNPSIREGGDRGMPIALAGPDSKLSSEIYAVAHRVADKAKEIASKSENIFEIS; via the coding sequence ATGGGACATATGGGAGCAGGAGTTCCTCCGGCGCCGCAGCCCCTTCCGGGCGTGGCGCATGTGGTTGCAGTCGGTAGCGGAAAGGGTGGCGTCGGCAAAACCACCGTCGCGGTCAATCTTTCGGTGGCGCTGGCAAAGCTGGGTTACAAGGTCGGCCTCATCGACGCCGACATCTACGGCCCCAACGTGCCTACGATGCTGGGCGCGACGCGGCAGCCCAACATCATCGGCGAAAACCGTATCGAGCCGCTCGTGGCTCACGGCGTCAAGTTCATCTCCATTGGGCTCATCTCGCCGGGCGACAAGCCGCTGGTAATGCGCGGTCCCATGCTCCACCAGATCATCCGCCAGTTTATTCAGCAGGTGGAGTGGGGTGAGCTGGACTTCCTCATCATCGACCTTCCTCCCGGAACCGGCGACGTCGTCATCTCACTTGTCCAGACCGTCCCGCTTACGGGTGCGGTGGTCGTCTCTACCGGCTCCAGCGTGGCTCTCGAAGACGCCCGCAAGGCGCTCGAGATGTTCCATCAGGTCAAGGTCGAGGTCCTCGGGTTGGTCGAAAACATGTCCCAGATGACGCTGCCCAATGGTGAGGTCATCGACGTCTTCGGCGCAGGAGGGACCGAGCGCACCGCAGCCCAGTTTGGCCTCGATTTTCTAGGCGCCCTGGAACTCAATCCATCCATCCGCGAAGGTGGAGATCGAGGAATGCCCATAGCGCTCGCAGGACCGGATTCAAAGCTCTCGTCCGAGATCTACGCCGTGGCGCACCGCGTCGCCGACAAGGCCAAGGAGATCGCCTCGAAGAGTGAGAACATCTTCGAGATCAGCTAG
- the hrcA gene encoding heat-inducible transcriptional repressor HrcA, translating to MAETWRMTARQRVILTAIIESYIETGEPVGSGTIARLNREGSAMSPATIRNEMAELADAGLLEQPHTSAGRIPTARAFRMYVEQLSEGGSPGRGTERLPARSRLQIDRSFVGVAGTQAVLERASHVLATLSSGVGVAIATASEGDLLEHVHFSRLAPASVLGVVVTRSGTVRDRVLSLDRDVTSGELETAANFLNENFRGWSVEEVRSELARLVERERSEYQRLLNSVQQLWVKAVPVDDVTPPPVYVEGVANLVSSQMDGERLREMLAALEAKQRLVELLNAYIDTRQQSVRVVFDLEEQAPQMAGLVLIAAPARMAGESRGTIGVIGTTRMDYENTMNAVSYLSRVFDRIATQPSEQ from the coding sequence ATGGCTGAAACCTGGAGAATGACGGCGCGGCAGCGTGTCATTCTCACCGCCATTATCGAGAGCTATATCGAAACGGGAGAACCCGTGGGTTCAGGCACGATCGCCCGTCTCAACCGGGAAGGGTCCGCCATGAGCCCGGCGACCATCCGCAACGAGATGGCGGAGCTGGCCGATGCCGGCCTTCTGGAACAGCCCCACACCTCCGCCGGACGAATCCCTACGGCCCGTGCCTTTCGTATGTACGTGGAGCAATTGAGCGAAGGAGGCAGTCCCGGGAGGGGGACCGAACGGCTGCCCGCGCGTTCGCGCCTTCAGATCGACCGCAGTTTTGTGGGAGTCGCAGGAACTCAGGCGGTTCTCGAGCGTGCTTCTCATGTGCTGGCCACCCTCTCCAGCGGGGTGGGAGTCGCCATCGCGACCGCGAGCGAGGGAGATCTCCTCGAACACGTCCATTTTTCCCGCCTGGCTCCGGCCAGCGTTCTCGGCGTCGTGGTTACACGCTCCGGGACGGTCCGGGACCGCGTTCTGTCGTTGGACCGCGACGTAACCTCCGGAGAACTGGAGACGGCTGCAAACTTCCTCAATGAGAACTTCCGCGGCTGGAGCGTGGAGGAGGTTCGCTCGGAGCTGGCTCGTCTGGTCGAGCGTGAACGCAGCGAGTACCAGCGACTCCTGAACAGCGTCCAGCAGCTCTGGGTGAAGGCGGTTCCCGTCGATGACGTCACTCCGCCTCCGGTCTACGTGGAAGGGGTAGCCAACCTCGTAAGTTCTCAGATGGACGGGGAGCGTCTGCGGGAGATGCTCGCCGCCCTTGAGGCAAAGCAGCGTCTGGTAGAGCTCCTGAATGCCTATATCGATACCCGTCAGCAAAGCGTGCGTGTCGTCTTCGACCTGGAAGAGCAGGCCCCGCAGATGGCCGGGCTGGTGCTGATCGCCGCCCCCGCCAGGATGGCAGGCGAGAGCCGCGGCACCATCGGGGTCATCGGGACCACCCGCATGGACTACGAGAACACCATGAACGCCGTGAGCTACCTCTCGCGCGTCTTCGACCGGATCGCGACGCAGCCTTCGGAACAGTAG
- a CDS encoding nucleotide exchange factor GrpE, giving the protein MRRHKSMQDETTVQAVQEGEVVTGSPEEQAQTAASAQQNELEQLKGERDQLLDRLARLQAEFDNARKREAKERQDARDYVVSTTVEPFLGVMDNFQLAVKSEGSIDQLRAGVGLILKQMEDALKGLNVVPVESVGAQFDPRFHEALGSVETNEFPDHQVLEEIRRGYRMREKLLRPALVKIASNPNQVSE; this is encoded by the coding sequence ATGAGGAGACATAAATCCATGCAGGACGAGACGACTGTGCAGGCTGTACAGGAGGGCGAGGTTGTGACTGGCTCTCCGGAGGAGCAGGCACAGACCGCGGCTTCAGCCCAGCAGAATGAACTGGAACAACTTAAGGGCGAGCGCGATCAGCTTCTCGATAGGCTGGCGCGGCTGCAGGCCGAGTTCGACAATGCCCGGAAGCGCGAAGCCAAGGAGCGACAGGATGCCCGCGATTACGTGGTTTCGACCACCGTGGAGCCTTTTCTGGGGGTTATGGATAACTTTCAGCTGGCCGTGAAGTCTGAGGGATCGATCGATCAGCTTCGTGCCGGTGTCGGGTTGATTCTAAAGCAGATGGAAGACGCCCTGAAGGGGTTGAATGTGGTTCCGGTCGAGAGCGTAGGGGCGCAGTTCGATCCTCGCTTTCACGAGGCCCTCGGCAGTGTTGAAACCAACGAGTTCCCCGATCATCAGGTACTGGAGGAGATTCGCCGGGGTTACAGGATGCGCGAGAAGCTGCTGCGCCCCGCCCTCGTGAAGATCGCTTCGAACCCAAACCAGGTAAGTGAGTAA
- the dnaJ gene encoding molecular chaperone DnaJ, which translates to MTKVDFYEVLSVSRDASDQELKTAYRKLAMQYHPDRNPGDAAAEEKFKECSEAYQVLSDPDKRAAYDRYGHAAFNGSSSGAGAGPFGGGFGGAQDLGDIFGDLFGEMFNMGGSSRGGRASRAQRGRDLRYDMTLEFEEAVFGMEREIKIRRNETCTECQGTGAAKGKQPVTCSQCGGRGQQRFQQGFFSVARTCSACGGTGTQITDPCPACRGETRVQTEHTILVKVPAGVEQDTRIRYQGEGEAGKFGGPAGDLYVVLNVKSHKFFEREGDDLHCVLPISFPQAALGTELEIQTLEGMETLRIPEGTQSGKEFRLRGKGVPHLNERGKGDLIVEIRVQTPAKLNKHQKDLLRQLGETMEIENTPTSRGIFDKVKEMFN; encoded by the coding sequence GTGACCAAAGTTGATTTCTATGAAGTGCTGAGTGTCTCCCGCGACGCTTCCGATCAGGAGTTGAAGACGGCCTATCGCAAGCTGGCGATGCAGTATCACCCGGACCGCAATCCGGGCGATGCGGCGGCGGAGGAGAAGTTCAAGGAGTGCAGCGAGGCTTACCAGGTGCTCAGCGATCCGGACAAGCGTGCGGCCTACGATCGCTATGGGCATGCAGCGTTCAACGGAAGCTCGAGTGGCGCCGGCGCGGGGCCATTCGGCGGCGGATTCGGCGGGGCACAGGACCTGGGGGACATCTTCGGCGACCTGTTTGGCGAGATGTTCAACATGGGCGGCTCCTCCCGTGGCGGAAGGGCCTCTCGCGCCCAGCGGGGACGGGACCTGCGTTATGACATGACGCTGGAGTTCGAAGAGGCCGTCTTCGGGATGGAGCGGGAGATCAAGATCCGCCGCAACGAGACCTGCACGGAGTGCCAGGGAACCGGCGCGGCCAAGGGCAAGCAGCCTGTCACCTGCAGTCAGTGCGGCGGCCGCGGCCAGCAGAGGTTCCAGCAGGGCTTCTTCTCGGTCGCGAGGACCTGCTCGGCCTGCGGAGGAACCGGAACCCAGATCACTGATCCCTGCCCTGCCTGCCGTGGCGAAACCAGGGTACAGACGGAGCACACTATCCTCGTGAAGGTTCCGGCAGGAGTGGAACAGGATACCCGCATCCGCTACCAGGGCGAGGGCGAGGCCGGAAAGTTTGGCGGCCCGGCCGGCGACCTCTACGTCGTCCTGAATGTGAAGTCGCACAAGTTCTTCGAGCGTGAAGGCGACGACCTGCACTGCGTATTGCCGATCTCATTCCCACAGGCAGCCCTGGGGACAGAGCTTGAGATTCAGACCCTGGAAGGCATGGAGACTCTCCGGATCCCTGAGGGCACACAGAGCGGCAAGGAGTTCCGGCTCCGCGGCAAGGGTGTCCCGCACCTCAATGAGCGTGGCAAGGGCGATCTGATCGTAGAGATCCGCGTTCAGACTCCAGCCAAACTCAACAAACATCAGAAAGACCTTCTCCGGCAGCTTGGGGAGACCATGGAGATTGAGAACACTCCGACCTCACGCGGCATCTTCGATAAGGTCAAGGAAATGTTCAACTAA
- the lon gene encoding endopeptidase La, giving the protein MASDFVSVIKPTAKNPEGGEGANGKRPVPVLPVRDTVLFPHAVLPLTVGRESSIQLIQSLGEDKSILVVAQRDARQDTPVEADLYGVGTRATVHKVVKMPNQSLFVFTEGNERVHLGEFTQLQPFMTAEFEPIIEAEPEKTPENEALERNVVSQFQQIVSSSPTLSDDLQTIAINIEEPGRLADFISSSLPFLTTTDKQELLETPDVIKRLERINQHLAKELEVQQLRNKIQSEVQDSVQQSQRDYYLREQLKAIQKELGDVDETQKDIAELKEKIEAAGMPDEVKKDALKELARLSRMNAMAADYSLTRNYVEWLAVLPWSKSSAGEVDIRKAKEILDADHYGLRKVKERILDYLSVRRLKPDMKGPILCFVGPPGVGKTSLGRSIAKALGRKFSRISLGGMHDEAEIRGHRRTYIGALPGQIIQHLKRVEVNDPVFMLDEIDKLGRDFRGDPASALLETLDPEQNNTFRDNYLDQPFDLSKVLFICTANQLDTIPGPLLDRMEIIELTGYTEGEKVNIAERYLVPRQLKENGVDAAMIDFPTESVALVARHYTREAGVRRLEQQIGTVVRKVARKIAEGATEKITITPEVIHEFLGGYKVRVDTEIAERTKRPGVAVGLAWTPAGGDVLFIEANKMKGKGGFTITGQIGDVMKESMQAALTWVRSNAAKFGLEQDFTKDTDIHIHVPAGAIPKDGPSAGITMATALVSLLTDTPVHPLTAMTGEITLSGNVLPVGGIKEKFLAAKRAGVRDVILPLECKTQVDEDLTPDQIDDVKIHYATRIEEVLAVALPKTVQEEAEDEAVREEVLHASA; this is encoded by the coding sequence ATGGCAAGCGATTTCGTAAGTGTTATCAAACCGACAGCAAAGAATCCGGAGGGCGGCGAGGGCGCGAACGGCAAGCGGCCGGTTCCGGTGTTGCCAGTGCGGGACACAGTTCTCTTTCCGCATGCCGTCCTTCCCTTAACGGTAGGGCGGGAGAGCAGTATCCAGCTGATCCAGTCCCTGGGTGAGGATAAGTCGATCCTGGTGGTGGCGCAGCGCGATGCCCGGCAGGACACGCCGGTGGAGGCGGACCTTTATGGGGTTGGCACCCGCGCGACCGTTCACAAGGTCGTGAAGATGCCGAACCAGAGCCTCTTTGTCTTCACAGAAGGCAACGAGCGCGTCCATCTGGGTGAGTTTACGCAACTGCAGCCGTTCATGACGGCGGAGTTTGAGCCCATCATCGAGGCGGAGCCTGAGAAGACCCCGGAGAACGAGGCGCTCGAGCGCAATGTGGTGAGCCAGTTCCAGCAGATCGTCAGCTCCTCGCCGACGCTCTCGGACGATCTGCAGACGATCGCGATCAATATTGAGGAGCCGGGACGTCTGGCCGACTTCATCTCTTCGTCGTTGCCGTTTCTGACGACGACGGACAAGCAGGAGCTTCTGGAGACGCCGGACGTCATCAAGCGTCTGGAGCGGATCAACCAGCATTTGGCCAAGGAGCTGGAGGTCCAGCAGCTTCGCAACAAGATCCAGAGCGAGGTGCAGGACTCCGTGCAGCAGTCGCAGAGGGACTATTACCTGCGTGAGCAGCTGAAGGCGATCCAGAAGGAGTTGGGTGACGTCGACGAGACCCAGAAGGACATTGCCGAGCTGAAGGAGAAGATCGAAGCCGCGGGAATGCCCGACGAGGTCAAGAAGGACGCTCTGAAGGAGCTGGCACGCCTGAGCCGCATGAACGCCATGGCAGCGGACTACAGCCTGACACGCAACTATGTGGAGTGGCTGGCTGTCCTTCCGTGGTCGAAGAGCTCAGCAGGTGAGGTGGACATCAGGAAGGCGAAGGAGATTCTGGATGCGGACCACTATGGCCTGAGAAAGGTGAAGGAACGCATTCTGGACTACCTCTCCGTTCGGCGGTTGAAGCCGGATATGAAGGGTCCGATTCTGTGCTTCGTCGGGCCTCCGGGCGTAGGCAAAACTTCGCTGGGGCGGTCGATTGCGAAGGCGCTGGGACGGAAGTTCTCGCGCATCTCGCTGGGCGGCATGCACGACGAGGCGGAGATCCGCGGACACCGGAGAACGTACATCGGCGCGTTGCCGGGACAGATCATTCAACACCTGAAGAGGGTGGAGGTGAACGATCCGGTCTTCATGCTGGATGAGATCGACAAGCTGGGACGCGATTTCCGGGGAGATCCGGCGAGCGCGTTGCTGGAGACGCTGGACCCGGAGCAGAACAATACGTTCCGCGACAACTATCTCGATCAGCCGTTCGACCTGAGCAAGGTTCTGTTTATCTGCACAGCCAATCAGCTGGATACGATACCGGGACCGTTGCTGGACCGCATGGAGATCATCGAACTGACCGGTTACACCGAGGGCGAGAAGGTCAACATTGCCGAGCGGTATCTTGTACCGCGGCAGTTGAAGGAGAACGGCGTGGATGCTGCAATGATCGACTTCCCGACGGAGAGTGTGGCGCTGGTTGCGCGGCACTATACGCGTGAGGCCGGCGTTCGCAGACTGGAGCAGCAGATCGGCACCGTCGTCCGCAAGGTGGCCCGCAAGATTGCCGAGGGCGCGACGGAGAAGATCACGATCACGCCGGAGGTGATCCATGAGTTCCTTGGAGGCTACAAGGTGCGCGTGGATACGGAGATCGCGGAGCGGACGAAACGTCCGGGCGTGGCGGTTGGCCTGGCGTGGACTCCGGCGGGCGGAGACGTCCTCTTCATCGAGGCAAACAAGATGAAGGGCAAGGGCGGCTTCACGATCACCGGCCAGATTGGCGACGTGATGAAGGAGAGCATGCAGGCCGCGTTAACCTGGGTGCGCTCGAACGCAGCGAAGTTCGGCCTGGAGCAGGACTTCACGAAGGACACGGATATCCATATCCACGTTCCGGCGGGAGCGATCCCGAAGGACGGACCTTCGGCGGGCATCACGATGGCAACGGCGCTGGTGAGCCTGTTGACGGACACGCCAGTGCATCCGTTGACGGCGATGACCGGCGAGATCACGCTGAGCGGCAATGTGCTGCCGGTGGGAGGCATCAAGGAGAAGTTTCTTGCGGCCAAGCGCGCGGGAGTGCGGGACGTGATTCTTCCCCTGGAATGCAAGACCCAGGTGGATGAAGACCTGACGCCGGATCAGATCGATGATGTGAAGATTCACTACGCGACGCGCATTGAAGAGGTGCTGGCGGTCGCGTTGCCGAAGACGGTGCAGGAAGAGGCTGAGGATGAGGCGGTACGTGAGGAGGTTCTTCACGCCTCAGCGTAA
- a CDS encoding DUF488 family protein, protein MMTIGHSTLSIEAFLRALKQNGVETLVDVRRFPGSRRHPQFSQAALFGSLKQAGIRGVWREGLGGRRKAKPDSKNTGWKNESFRGYADYMQTPEFREEIDWLIALPEIAKTVVMCAEAVPWRCHRSLIADAVLARGLEVEDILVKADGESSGKPHKMTAFAQAREGRVWYPKEPVLFG, encoded by the coding sequence ATGATGACGATCGGCCACTCTACGCTGAGTATTGAGGCATTTCTGCGGGCGCTCAAGCAAAACGGAGTGGAAACGTTGGTGGATGTGCGGAGGTTTCCGGGATCCCGGCGGCATCCTCAGTTCAGCCAGGCTGCTTTGTTTGGATCGTTGAAGCAGGCAGGGATTCGCGGGGTGTGGCGCGAGGGGCTGGGAGGTCGAAGGAAGGCGAAGCCTGACAGCAAAAATACCGGATGGAAGAACGAGAGCTTTCGTGGGTATGCCGATTACATGCAGACGCCGGAGTTCCGGGAAGAGATCGACTGGCTGATCGCGCTGCCGGAGATTGCGAAGACGGTTGTGATGTGTGCAGAGGCGGTGCCGTGGCGGTGTCACCGGTCTTTGATTGCGGATGCTGTGCTGGCACGCGGGCTGGAGGTGGAGGACATTTTGGTGAAGGCAGATGGGGAGAGCTCGGGAAAACCGCATAAGATGACGGCGTTTGCTCAAGCGCGGGAGGGAAGGGTGTGGTATCCGAAAGAGCCGGTGTTGTTTGGGTGA
- a CDS encoding MoaD/ThiS family protein, which yields MRVRVLFFGVLKEILGGEDEVLELGQGARVGDLAALYEGRVGPQKDLIQCMAIAVNREYAKAENPLHDGDEVALLPPVSGGLR from the coding sequence ATGCGAGTTCGGGTCTTATTTTTTGGCGTGCTTAAGGAGATCCTGGGCGGCGAAGACGAAGTTCTGGAGCTGGGGCAAGGGGCCCGCGTTGGAGACCTGGCCGCCCTGTACGAGGGGAGGGTGGGTCCGCAGAAAGATCTGATTCAATGCATGGCGATTGCGGTGAATCGTGAGTATGCAAAGGCGGAGAATCCTCTGCACGACGGAGATGAGGTGGCCCTGCTGCCGCCGGTAAGCGGAGGGCTGCGGTGA
- a CDS encoding molybdenum cofactor biosynthesis protein MoaE gives MRIEIVDEVIPSAEIVAGLKAGTDGAVCVFDGIVRDNTRGRNTLHLDYEAYREMALEQMRTLAAEAVAKFGVRDVALVHRLGRLVVGETSVLVAVASAHRGPAFEACRWLIDTLKRTVPIWKKEQFVDGAVWADGEPFPEEIRVTAAVKEQR, from the coding sequence GTGAGGATCGAGATTGTGGACGAGGTGATTCCGTCAGCCGAGATCGTCGCAGGGCTGAAGGCAGGCACGGATGGAGCAGTGTGCGTCTTCGACGGGATCGTGAGGGACAATACGCGTGGGCGAAATACGCTGCACCTGGACTACGAGGCCTATCGCGAGATGGCGCTGGAGCAGATGCGAACGCTGGCGGCTGAGGCTGTTGCGAAGTTTGGCGTGCGTGATGTGGCGCTGGTGCATCGTCTGGGACGCCTGGTTGTAGGAGAGACGAGCGTTCTGGTGGCGGTGGCTTCCGCACATCGCGGGCCGGCGTTCGAGGCCTGCCGCTGGCTGATCGATACGCTGAAGCGCACGGTGCCGATCTGGAAGAAGGAGCAGTTTGTAGATGGCGCCGTGTGGGCCGATGGAGAGCCTTTTCCGGAGGAGATCAGAGTGACGGCCGCGGTTAAGGAGCAGCGGTGA
- a CDS encoding VWA domain-containing protein, with protein MRTGVAVAVWLLGPALLAQAPIVRRPPMQPVSPDADQQQAPSPAQGGVPTIRVQSRLVNIAVSVMDKNGAPVGGLTKDDFVILEDGRPQKITYFEKESSTPLSIVLAIDASKSVLRDERLEKTAATHFVNALLRDQDELDLMDFSDNVREIVPFTNQKKKIERGLNELQPGDETALYDAIYLASDRLAQTSNDAGRRRVVVVITDGEDTAKRSRYSQALEEAQRAGAMIYPIIIVPVWEDAGRNTGGEHALIQLANDTGGKYFYVEDKKDLEPAFARVSDDLRTQYVLGYYAPPGKRDETFRSVKVQMKDPALHQQYQLRHRTGYYSDAR; from the coding sequence GTGAGGACAGGAGTTGCAGTCGCGGTATGGCTGCTTGGACCTGCATTGCTGGCGCAGGCGCCGATTGTAAGGCGTCCGCCGATGCAGCCGGTTAGCCCTGATGCGGATCAGCAGCAGGCGCCATCGCCAGCCCAGGGAGGCGTGCCGACCATCCGGGTGCAGTCGCGGCTGGTGAATATCGCGGTCAGCGTGATGGATAAGAATGGCGCTCCGGTGGGCGGGCTGACCAAAGATGACTTTGTCATCCTGGAGGATGGAAGGCCGCAGAAGATTACGTACTTCGAAAAGGAATCTTCGACGCCGCTTTCGATTGTGCTCGCCATTGATGCGAGCAAGAGCGTGTTGCGGGACGAGCGGCTGGAGAAGACCGCTGCGACGCACTTCGTCAACGCACTGCTGCGCGATCAGGACGAGCTGGACCTGATGGATTTCTCTGATAATGTGCGCGAAATCGTTCCGTTTACGAACCAGAAGAAGAAGATTGAGCGTGGGCTGAATGAGCTGCAACCGGGCGACGAGACCGCTCTTTACGATGCGATCTACCTGGCGTCGGACAGGCTGGCTCAGACCAGCAACGATGCCGGGCGGCGACGTGTGGTTGTGGTGATTACGGACGGAGAGGATACGGCAAAGCGTTCCCGCTACAGCCAGGCGTTGGAAGAGGCGCAGAGAGCGGGGGCGATGATCTATCCCATCATCATCGTTCCCGTTTGGGAAGATGCCGGACGGAATACGGGTGGGGAGCATGCGCTGATTCAGCTGGCGAACGATACGGGAGGGAAGTACTTCTATGTCGAAGACAAGAAGGATCTCGAACCTGCATTTGCGCGCGTGTCGGACGATCTGAGGACACAGTATGTGCTGGGCTACTATGCTCCGCCGGGCAAGCGGGATGAGACGTTTCGTTCAGTGAAGGTGCAGATGAAGGACCCTGCGCTTCACCAGCAATATCAGTTGCGGCACCGCACGGGGTATTACTCGGACGCGCGTTGA